The proteins below are encoded in one region of Telopea speciosissima isolate NSW1024214 ecotype Mountain lineage chromosome 10, Tspe_v1, whole genome shotgun sequence:
- the LOC122643091 gene encoding wall-associated receptor kinase 1-like, whose product MFLLIGSLLVLAVLQKRKDNKRKQKFFEQNGGLLLTQKLTSHGGNVEATKIFTEKELEQATNNYADSEILGQRGYGTVYKGILPKDRIVAIKKSKVVDKSQIEQFINELVILSKINHRNVVRLLGCCLETKVPIIVYEFVRNKTLYHHIHGEVCNSQISWDNRLKIATETSEALAYLHSAASPPIILKDIKSTNILLDDNYTAKVPDFGASRLVLLDQTQIATLVQGTCGYLDPEYIQSSQLTEKSDVYSFGVVIAKLLTRKKAVFIDDQTGRETNLAKHFVTSFKGGSVWKIINDRVMTEGSKE is encoded by the coding sequence ATGTTTCTACTTATTGGTAGTTTATTGGTTCTTGCTGTACTTCAAAAGAGAAAGGACAACAAACGCAAGCAGAAATTCTTCGAGCAAAATGGAGGTCTCTTGTTAACGCAAAAGCTTACTTCCCATGGAGGAAATGTTGAAGCTACCAAAATTTTTACAGAAAAAGAACTAGAGCAAGCAACTAACAACTATGCTGACAGTGAGATCCTTGGTCAAAGAGGGTACGGTACAGTATACAAAGGAATTCTACCTAAGGATAGGATTGTTGCCATTAAGAAATCAAAAGTAGTGGACAAGAGTCAGATTGAGCAATTCATAAATGAGCTGGTCATTCTTTCCAAAATTAACCATAGAAATGTAGTGAGGCTATTGGGTTGTTGCTTAGAGACTAAGGTTCCTATAATAGTGTATGAATTTGTGAGGAACAAAACCTTATACCACCATATCCATGGTGAGGTATGCAATTCTCAAATTTCATGGGATAATCGTCTAAAGATAGCTACGGAAACATCAGAGGCACTAGCTTATTTGCATTCTGCAGCTTCACCACCTATCATTCTCAAAGATATTAAGTCTACAAATATTTTATTGGACGATAATTATACGGCAAAGGTGCCAGACTTTGGTGCATCAAGATTGGTTCTTTTAGACCAAACTCAAATTGCTACACTAGTGCAAGGAACATGTGGGTACTTGGACCCAGAGTATATTCAATCAAGTCAACTCACagaaaagagtgatgtttatagctttggCGTAGTAATTGCAAAGTTATTAACTAGAAAGAAGGCAGTCTTTATTGATGATCAAACTGGTAGAGAGACAAATCTAGCTAAGCATTTTGTCACTTCATTCAAAGGGGGTAGTGTTTGGAAAATTATAAATGATCGGGTCATGACTGAAGGGAGCAAAGAATAA